GGGGGGCGTTGATGAGACGCATAAGAAATACAGTGTTTCAATACGCTTAGGCCAGGTTCTGATTCTGTCACAGAATAAGATTTTTGTACAGTACTAAATCTCAGAAAGATGCTGGGCCTCACTCGGTTTTGATAGGAAATGTAttggaatagctcagtcagtatagcatgagactcttaatctcagggttgtgggtttgagctccacattgggcgaaagattcctgcattgcaggggttggactaaatgaccctctgagtggctggagaaacccagccagatgggcggggtataaataataaattattattattattataatggtcccttccaactctacaatttttttATGACTATTATTCTACTGGGTGCTTCACAACACCACCCTGATTGTCCCAACTTTAAGCCTTGTACCATAAATGTTGGTCATAACTTGCAAACAACCATGATTTGTAATTTCCAAATCCTGTGTCTCATCCTGGAACAAGGATACAATACCAGGGACCTGTGCCAACAGACGGCATTAACAGTAGCCACTGTTGCACTGAAGCTGATTGATAGCTGGCTACTAGAGACACAGCACTAACAAAGGTTCTAAGGAATCCTTACTTAAATTCATACCCTTGCATTCAGTATGTGGGAAGGTTTTATGGCCtgtgggtgggttgttgttgttatttatatactgccctatacctggagatcTCATTCCTGTTAGGGAGATGTTTTGTATTGGGCGACATTCTAGTACAGCAGAGGATAATGAATGCAGCATCCTGGGGTGTATGTGGAAGGTCTTCTGTGGACTCAGCAAAGGTTTCAGGAAAGGAATCCCATAGGGATAACCTGCAGTCCTTATATTCTGGGTCTTTCTTACTTAGGAAGTAAAAggcattttccattttttaaaaaaaggaagattgCAGGCTGTCAAAAGCCAGTACAATCAAAGTAAGCAAtgtggggctagatgacccagTAAGGCCAGTTGGATGCTTCAGTGATGTGTGCTAGCCAGGTGCCATGGTGTAGTACTAAGTCATTCTTCTGAAGAGCATACTGGGCCCTTGCAAGATAGGTAGAGCACTGGTCTAAATCCCAAATGATGCATGTCAATCACAGCTACATAGAGCTAGTTCCTATAGGATCCTTCTTTATAActtttttctcattttctgtttaagacaggcatccccaaacttcggccctccagatgttttggactacaattcccatcttccccgaccactggtcctgttagctagggatcatgggagttgtaggccaaaacatctggagggccgcagtttggggatgcctggtttaagagaAATATTGCTGATGCGAAATATCCACCTATAAATGCTCACTATCAGGAGAGGTATACAATAGTTGGAAGTTTTcctaaaactgttgcaacaggggaGTCAAATGTACCACTTCTCTCTACAGCCGTACAATCCTGCTTTGTAGGTGGAATTTAACTTTATACCCATTCATAATATTTGGTCCTATAGAAATTTATGGGAGACTTATGAACTGCTGGTACTGCATCAGCTTTAGGTGTCACTTTAGATGTCATTGTATCCTTTTTGGCTGCCAAGACATGCTGTCTAAAATCACAGGAGGGAAGCACTAAGTTCACTAGGCCTTGTTAGTTTCATAACTAAATTTCTGGGCTGCTGTGAAAGAATTTTTGGCACCAACAGGTATTTTCAAGCTGCCCGTTGACTCCTTGCAGTTTACTTCACCCCGGAACAGGGAGCTTTACTATTAGCACAGTATTAAAGGAGCAGCTGCAGAATCACTCTGGATTCGATTATGCTTTCAAATAGCAATTAGGCTCTACTTGTTGTTTTACTATCATCCTTCAGCCACATTACACTTAGGAAACACACTGGTGCACCCTGAAGGCATTGGAGAATTTTGCCAACACCAGAGGCTTCCCAGAACAGCTCTTTTCTACCCAGGGGCAGAAATAATTGTTAAATCTCTGCTATCCCTTACTGTTGTAGTGCCACCTATTGGTAATAATCAGTATGACAATTACTGGTAACTCGGTGaacacattcatagaatcataagagttggatgGAGTCTTGTAGGCCATCTAGGCCAATCCCTGCTCAGCATCGGAAATCCTGAGCTACACCATCCATAAGATGATTGCCCAGCCTTTGCCTGAAGACTTCCAATGAGGAAGAGCCCATCAACCTCAGCAACTGATTTCACTGTCATTAAAACGGCTTTTCTAACATTCAGCTgcaataagccccccccccccacttattagATCTAGTCCTGTCCTCTGGGATTGCAGGGAACAATCTGTGTAACTGACCTTTGGGTATTTGAAAAGTGCTATCATTAAATATGCCAGTTCTTTCAAGCCTTCTTCATTAGACTGGCTTTCCACCCCACTAGCTATCTTTGGTGTCTTCTTCTGAACCGGTTCCGATTTGCCTATGCAGCACCCAGAACTGCAGAAAGTACTTTAGATGAGGTCTGACTAGGGCAGAATAAAATTGTAATTAACAGATGTGATGCCAGCAAGAAAGAGCAATGTTATCTGCAGATACCAGGTATCTCGTGAATTCTGCTTGAGCATATATTGTCTTAGTGGATCAGAagggagcaaaaacaaaaaggcaacatGCCAGAGCCACTACAGGTGTTCAAAAGCTTTATTTAATAGAGCACTCTTGATTACCTTTCTTTGATCAAGCTCATTGATGGGTACACCTGCCTGGCAGATATACTCGTCACAAACAGTCCAGTGCAAACAACGATCTTTGTTGGTGCTGTTTCAGATTTGGCAGACCGCTTGGTGTCAGCAAGTAACAGCAATATATATTTCAGCCAAATCAATCCATGTAACTGGTGAAAATGAAGCAGTCCTGCTGACATAATGCCTGTCGCAGTTGTCATTGAAAGGACTGGTATCACATAGACACAAGAAAAGGTGGGGACCATGGGCTCCATAGAAAAGATAACCAGGTACTCTAGTCCATAAAAATGTAGCATTTTTACATAATACATTATGGCAAACTCTTATGTTGAAGTAAATGATGCTGCACAGGACATCTAAGGTACATACCACTAGAAGCTGAAAACGATGGGACTTTAATTAGTCACATTCTTTCATAGGTTACAAAGAGATACAGTCATGATTAACTTCATCTAGGTCAGAGCCCGGGTCTTATCTCCTTGCAACCATGGTGCTTTTTCCAATCCCATTAAACAAGGGGCTCAGCTTTGCCCATTTTCTTGTTCTTTGCTAAGGCAGTCGTTCTCTCTTCTTCCTAGACAGCAAAACAAAGACTCTTTTCCTTGAATTAGTCCCACAGCTGGTGGGAACCTTTGTGTGCACTTTGGCTGAACCCACTTTAACATGCTGCAAGCAAATCAAATCTGGAAGTCAGCTGTTAGCTAATGTTAAAAAAGCAACTGGGTTTTATCCTTGCCTTGGAACTGCAAGAGATTAAGTACCATCAGCCCCAAAGCATCTAGAAGCTTTTCTGAGTGCCTCAATATTCCAGTGTAGAAAACATTTCCACGCAGAGATTGTACGCAGAACAACACAAGTGTTGATGACACGTTACATTTCTGCAGAACTTGTCATGTATCAGCAAACAGTGCCAAGTCTGAAAAAAGAAGAGCGCTTATCTGTATTTCAGTGCTCTGCTTCCATGTTCCTGTTCGCAGGATCATCTCTGTTAAATAGTGTGACTCATGAGAAATCAAATGCTAGTAGTTTCGGTCTAAAAGCTACAAAAGAAGACAGCCATGCAGATGCTATTCTAACCTCTGTGGTTGGATCAGTGGGAAACCTTTGGACATCAGAGCCCCCTTTTGCTTACCTATCCATAAAATGAAGCTACTATTCATCTACCATAACGTAAGAGTGAATGGAAATTCTGTACACCTAGAAGGGAAAGGACTGAGCAGGTTTCTTCTCCACCTTGAGAAGGCATAAATACATTTGCCAGGCTGTAACGTCCCTCTATCAGGAATAGTTTCAGGTAATCATGTGGTCTTGCGGTATACCATTCCAGGTATAGGACAGAAGATTATGAGAACCTATACCACTAGGCCAGAAGTTCAAAGAGAAATCCCTAAGCTTACATAGCATTGTGCTTTTGTCCGTGAAGCTTTCCCATGAACAGTGCATGTGTCAACCTGAAAAGAGGAACCCAGAAGTTTAAAGAAGTGTAAAGAAGGGAACAGAGACTCTGCTATACCCTATTCTTGAAAGCCTTTCTCAAGTTCAGCGTGCCATATGCTCATGTAACTTTTCCCTGCCTTACACTGTTTCcaccagggaagaggaggagaatccATCACTGTGCTGCCCCTCTTCTTCCTGGTCCTCAATGTTTGCCTGTTATTCTCTAGGCAGCAGTTGCTTTCAAGATGGCTGCTGTTATAGCAGCTGACCAAAGAAAGGGCCACAGTGACTACTGAGGGTCAGAGTAGCAATAGAAGAGAGGACACAGTGgcaatttcttcctttttccctACTTCCACACAAACACAAGGCACGCACAGGTAAACAAGCATGCAAAGCAGTCCAGAGTAGCAGGGGACTGAGCCACATTGAACTGAGTGGTGCAGACATGGAATGACAGGACTTCTAAGAGTAAAAAAAACACAGGAGAGAAGGTGGGGTAGTGAAGGAGGAGTTGCAGCCCTCAGAATATTGTAACAGTGGAAGGAAATGGCAAGTATATCCTAATGTTTGTCTAGATCTAAGACAGGTTGTACAATATGCTCTACATGTCAATCACCATCTCTTCACATCAAATTGTCACTGGAAAACGCCAATGGCTAATTGATCCACATCTGAGCCACTTCACAATTTCAGGAAGTGAAGTTGCTTAGCCAGTCTAACACATACAGTTGATCAGGTTTGGTTTTTAAACTGTTTGTGTAAATCCCCCTGAGAGCTTCAGCTACAAGGCTATGAACAGATAAAGCAGCCGTAGTAATAATACACACTTACATGCTAATATGCACTTTGAAATCCTGCTGGGGAGAAAACGCTAGACAGGGGTGGTCTGGTGTTCTTGAGCATTAAAAAATGAGACGTGTTAGGCCCTCTATCCTCCCCTGCCACTTTCTGATTGTAGAGTCTCCATACAAGGcagctttgtttttaaagcacgTAATATGTTTAGACCCTGCCTAGCTCACATTACCTTGTCATTTCTAATACAGCTTAGAGCACTGCACAGTCAGGACAGATTTTTTTTAGACAGAAACTCAGGCTTTTAAAACTGTGTAAGAGAGAGATCAGCCCTTCCCTTATTCAGAGTGTTAAAAGGTTCTATTTGATACCCAAACCAAGACATCTGAACCCCAAACAGTTTACCAAGAGAAAGGATATTAAAACAGCcgaggtgtgtgtgtctgtatgcaAGAAGGATTTCAGCAGCTACCTGAATCAAGAACGACCTAAGCAATACTTGGGTGTTCTTTCACAGGGAGGCACCAGCAGAGTGCAACTGGGCTACTTACTCAGCACTGGCCATATTTCCAGAGGTATTTTGACAGAGAAGAGAAAAATGCTACATGGACACTCTGGCACCAAAAGGAAGCTGGTTCAATAGGATGGGCATCTCCGGGATTTTAACAGGGAAAAGTCAGAAATTACATAAAATACCATATGGTGCTATAGGCAAGTAGAAAGAGATTCTTCAGTCCCACTGCCTTGTAAGCCCACCTGACTCCTTACTGACAATGCAGGAATTCTTCAGAGATCCCACAAGCTGTCTGTTTCAGGATGGCTTTCAAGGCTGGATTCTTTTGCGATAGAGGTAGGCATTGCTCACTTGGTTCATGATAACCAGGCTGGTGAGGATAGGACACAGCATGGACAGATACCAGGAGACTCCAGTTACAGTTATGGTAAACCACAAGGAACACATACCCAGCATCAAACTGGCACAGCCAAGAATGTAACCGATCAGCCCTGATGTGGCGTGGTAAAGCTTGAGTTTGCTCAGTGTCCAGTTCTTCATCAGCTTGGGGTAGAGCAGAGCAAGGCCCCCCATGCACTGCATGCTAGCATACAGCACAGTCATCAAGCCAGTCAAACCGTGCCAGGTGACAAAATGGTCTTTCCCCTTGAGGTACTTGTTATAGCTGATGATGGCCAAGCCCAACACTGCACAGATGAGTGAGAGCAACTGTAAAGCCCAATGGAAGCGGACCTTGGCCTTCCGGGAGAAGGACTGGAGGAGGGAGCTCTCTGGAGAGAAAGTCAGCAGGGCTTCTGTCATCAGGAAAGAAAACTAGAGAGGCGAAAGAAGACAATATCACCATGGTTTGTTACATTACATTTAGCCAATGCTAAAATTGCACTCGTTCCCAGcttaacaacaagaacaaaagctTCCTTGCTTTCCCCCAGCATTTAACTTTGTGTAATAACTTGGGAATTCCTGTCAAATACTGGAGAAGAAATTGTTCTGTCATGGAAATACTTATCTCTTTTCTAAAGaaggttgtaataataataataataataataataataataatacctgcccatctggctggtacAAATTTTATAGTGATCCTCATCAGCAAAGGAGAAGATAAAAGCTTTGTGAGCTGCACATAGAGAAGGAAGGGATAATTATCTCGTATTTTAATCCTAGCCACCAGGAGGAAATTCTGGATTCCAACAGGCAGGAGCATCTGCATCACCTCTGCCTTTTCCAATTCCTTAGCACAGAATTTCCATCTTACTCCACAATAAGCTGCCTCCAGCCTTTTCTCAGACTATTCGGTCCACTAAACAAATCCCGATATAGATAAGGATAAGGTTATAATTAGTTATTTAGGAAGATGGTTGTAAAGAATGCCTGTGGCTGGCTTACCGCAAGAGACATTAAGAAAGGATGCCAGGAGAACAAGCctggaaagaaacaaaagcaaggTGAGTCCCTGTAGACAATCAGTTAACATACAGCTGAAAATGTGCTACCTGCTCTGGAAATAGGATACATCCATTTAAATCCTAGAATTAATCCAATTATGTGGAAATGCTAAGTGTACTAGTATCATTGTTGCTGGAGAGAAGCTGCCACATATTTTTGTATACTGTGTACTTCAGTTTGGATCCCTTTGTCATTCCTTCTCACGTGAGGTTGAGGGAGGCACAAAACTTCCCCCAAAACAGACATAACAAAATGACTTCAAAATCAAAAGCGCTGAAAGAAATGCAGTACAGCACTCCAAACACATTGTGGAATTGCATATAAATTCTGGAAAGGTTGCCATTTACTTTGTAGTAGGATAAAGATAAACAAGcaatgtggcaccttaaagatggaACACATTTGCCTTGGTATAAAATTTGTGGGCACAAGTACATGAAACCTTATGTTACACCAAACTGTGGGTTGTAGGTGCTACAgggattattgtttttatatcCCTCTAAAAAAAATTGAATATTTTGAACAATGTGGTGTGTTGTTCTGATCTGCAGCCCAAAGGAGGGCCAGTGGGAGTGGTCTGGTGCAGAGATACCAAAAGAGAAAATCAAAGACACCAGAATGGCCAGTTCTAGTCCTTTATTAAAGAAAGATATAAACTTACAGCACAGCCTGCAAAGCCCCACTGCCATTACAGACATGGTGGAAGCAATCATGACTTGTCCACAAAGTGCTAATATGTTAAGCATTACTTATACAAAATACGGCATACTTTTGTTTGATCAGAACTTCTCATCAATCCATCTGAGGGCACAGCTGGAAACtatctaaggcaggcttcctcaaactcggccctccatatgttttgagactacaattcctatcattcctgaccactggtcctcctagctagggatcatgggagttgtaggccaaaaacatctggagggccgagtttgaggaagcctgatctaaggcTTACAGATAGTTCCCTCTCTGTGGGCCAAGAGCCCAGGCCCCACAGATAAGCATAGCATCAAAGCAATTCAAATAGTCTATAACAAAGCAAGTCCATATATAGGTGTGAGCTCATTGTTGCAATAACTACCAATTAGTTTCAGGGtcatcttgactaccaagatggcatTCGCAGTCTCACCTTTGGTTCAACACCTGTGCTTTGCTGAGACTGCAAGTGGGAATGCAGTGCCCTATGCCAAAATACCTAAGGCATCACTGAAAATGGGCCTAGTGATCTTGTCTAAAGCTTTTGTTATGTTAAAGGGTCATATTTCACTGGAAGACTCATTTAACAGAGAGAGGCTCAAAGTTTATTCTCCTAAAACATCTAGGACTGCAAAGTTAGTAACAGGAGATGTTGCAAAGGATTGGTTTACTGTGACAGAGCTCATGTGTTGCATTTTGTAATGGAAAAACAGAAATGCTACACTATATGTCAGTATAAAGTGCACTGGCCAAACTCTGTCAAGACAATAATCAAAGACTGTAGTCACAGACATGTAAACTTCATGTGGATGGTCTTTCTAATTCACATCATAAGGTTTGGAAAAACACCATGAAGGGgatgaacattaaaatgcaggaCTGAGACACCATCCTGTGTGTTATGCCAGGTAGAAGCTATTCCTATCAGTTTAGGCCCTGTAAACCAATTATATTTAAGAGCAGAAGCGCCCTAGAGAGCTTAGATGCTTCAGAAGCCTATCGTGTTGGCTATATGCAGAGTGAGGCCTAAACCACCTGAAATCAGCTCTACAAAGTGCTGGACTATAAGTCTTACTTTCAAATGACTAACATCCTTTACTCGCACTCAAGACAGAATTTTGAATGAGTGTATATCTGCCCGTGTCTTAGTTTTTAATAAAACCTATGCACAGGTAATGGAGCATATTTAACAATACACCTATCATTGCATCCTACTTACTTGATCCAGGTCTAGCCATCACAGCTACGAAGATGGTAAATCCAAGTGAGACAAGGTGCGCAGTAGCACCAAAGACAGCTCTGAGAGAGTGGTATATTCGAGATTCTGTTTCAACAGTCAGAGCCATGTCTTCTCCAGCACAGTTGACAGGATCTTGACCTTCCACCCTTCACCAGTTACCAGCTTCCTTTTTCTGTATGCAGCATGTATCAGCTTCCCCAGCACATGAAGGGGAAACTAGAATGTTATTGTGCTGATGGGGGAAACATACTTTTCATACTTCTGTTAGTTATCTGAGATAAAAAGACAGGCAAAGCTATTAACACCAAAAAAAATTGTCATAATATGGCACATGGCCCAGCAATAACTTTCAATGGTGAATCTTAAGGGCAAACTAAAGAAAAATCCTGGCTAGCAAAAGAAGACTTTGTTCCCCACCATCTGCCTGATTTATTAGCAATAGCAATGGGCTATTTCAGGAAGTCAGCTGAACTCTCCCCTTCATGCCCattcttttttctcccttcctcattGTAACTGCAATGCCTGTGATAGTGTGGTACTAAAGGGAAACATTTGCCCATGCCACATTCTGCCTGCCATGTGCACAAAATGTGCTGTCTTAGCGCATCTTCTGCCCAGAATTAGTGCAAGTCTCCCACTCCCATGGTTGCTGCAGGGCAGACACCTTTCACCAgggagaaacaaggacacactgACAAACTACAAGTCAGTATAAAACACTACAAGAGTTACACCACTCTTATTACTGGTTTGCAAAGAAAGCCTGTTGAGTCACAGACATGTTTCATTTTATGACAGCAAGTATTGATGCTGCAGCTCCATGAAGTAATGCTATTGAAACGTGGAGGCATTTGGCAAGCTAAGGCATAACCACATTTTTCTTTATGTTCCTTATGGATTTCCCAAATTAAGATTAGAGCTCTTGAACAAATCTTCAGCCACCAGCACCAACTGAAACACCTAACAGATTCTCCCTGGTTCATGCAAAGCCTAATATGTAAACTGTAGTCCTATTCTGCTTCCTGGATTATCATCGATCAATCCAATTTATTATTGATTAAACACACCAGAAACCTGTggccaacttgggggggggggttccaggtTTTTTTATGTGGCAATACAAGAGAACTGCAAACATCTTATGCGCACATGGGTTGCACATTCCTTTCTACCCAGCACTGCTTTCTCTACATGAATTTTATCCCAGATGAAGCAACCCTGAGTGGAAAGCTGAAGTAAGGTCCGATCCCTGTTAATCCCTCCTTTGCACCCTCTACAGATCCACCTTCTTATTGGAATGACATCATAGGGTTAACCAGGGCCATACCTATTGGGGGGGTTGCCCCCCTAAAGTCCCCATCCTGTGTGTGCAAATACATGTGGAGggctgccaaactgggtctttgacccgagtgaaataaagcctagttttacCCTTGGATTAACAAAGAATTGATATTGACACTGAAATTAAGCTCAAAGGGACCACAGCCACCTCAGAGATGTATTCACTTCTTTTCAAACACAGAATTATATTGTCAGTCAGAGTAACCACTCCCTTTTAAAagagagtaagagagagagagcttatccAGTTTAGTGTATTTTATTTGAGCAGTAATTAAAACCACAGCCCACTTCAGgaggaaaatacagtatattcacTCTCACCAGCATCCCTTTCTTTTAAACCTGCGGTCACAAACCAGCAGTTGTGTCGACTGATCCTGTTGTCTTAAGTATGAAATTGTGGTAGAGTCGCCATCGCTCATTCATCTCCCCTCAGCAACCTGTTATTACAGAGTCTGATCCGGATCTCTTTCTGTGCATTATGAATGGCAGGGCGAGATTTAGTGTGCTTCCTGATTCTTCCCCACCCTATTCATTTGCGGAGGGAGGATACCCTTTCTGCCAAATTACAGGGGGGAACACCCACAGACCCTTCAGACCCCCGTTTAATATACGGTATGTTGCGTATATGCTTatgtaaatatttatatattcGATAGTCATTGGGAGGACCCAATATTCCCTAATCCAAAAGCACATTCTCCTCGGATAAGGCACCCGCCCCTCCTCCTAACTCTTCACAATGCGAGACCTTGAGGAGCAGGAGATTTCTGGGTTTCAGGTGCCGATTTGCCAAGATCGAAGATGCGGGTCACACAAAGGCATCCCCAGCAAGGCTTCAAGTCACAGGAACAGCCCCACCCACGACAGCTGTGCAAAAGGGGGCCGATCTCGACCCTCGCTGCCGCCCACCTTCCCACTGGGTTCGCATACTACACACCGAGTTCCTTAGTccgaacatacacacacaccatgcccAACAGTAGATCCCGGGGAGCGCAAATTTCACCCACCTGCTCGCAGATGAGCCGCATCGCAAGGGAGCAGGAACTCCGATAGCAGCGAAGGAAACAAGCGCCACCTTCTGATTGGGCAAGACCGAGACTGGCCTTCTAGGGCCCGCCTACCCTGACTGTCAACCTCCGCATCTGAGAGGCTGAGCCTCGCTGTCCATCACGGGCGACGTTCTGTCAAATGAAGCCTTCAACCTCGTGAGACACGTGACCACCTGGGCACGTTCTCCTCGACGGCACCTTTGTTTGGAATTGCCATTCGTTTTATCGGGAGTCAGAGAAATCTGTGTGCGCGCATCTACGGGACAGCCGTCTCGCCACTAGGCCAGATAAAACAGTGATGGCATGCGCATGCGCCATAACGTTTGTCTATCTCTCGCGCGCGCGCCCAGCTGTTTTGCGCCTGCGTTGAAAAGCCAAGCGTTCTCCCCGACTCCAACCATACGCGGGACTATAGTGTGCGCATGCGTGCTCTTGCTGCTCTCCTCCCTCGGTCGCCGGTGAGTGCGCTTTTCCTTCAGTGCTGTTCTTCGTTCacttggggaggagggaaggggtgctTGCAGGCTGTTTCGCCAGTTTGTGCTAGAGTTCGTTGGGGAAATGTGTGTGCGAATGTAGCTCTTACTTCTCTGTTCTGTCCACTTAGCTATGAACGTGAGGCGTTTCCTGCACAGGAACATTTTTTCCAGTGTCTTTTGCCAGCCGGAAGTGCaacagtttagagcaggcatccccaaacttcggccctccagatgttttggactacaattcccatcatccctgaccacttgtcctcttagctagggatcatgggagttgtaggccaaaacatctggagggctgcagtttggggatgcctgatttagaaggaaAACTCAGCTAAGGAGAGTGAGGGGTTCAAAGCTCAGCCTGAGCTGAGCCATGGAAGCCCTCCTGaactgaggggagagggaaaggagagcTTAGTTGCAGCAGGAAATCACACTGCTTGTCACTGTTCCTTTATATGTGGAAAAGCTTGCATAACTTAAACTCATGAATAAAAGTCCTCAGAGACTTATAAGAGCTATATGATGGGATGTTGTACATAACTGAGGGAGGCCTGGTTAGCAGCTACAAGAAGTCGTGCCCTTCCTGTGATCTTTCTGGATTTGTGGAGTTCCCTCCCTATTACAAATAACAATGCTTTAAATTATGAGGTATTTACTTGGGAGTATCATCAGTTGTGTATACTTGATTTCTTGCAGTTATCGCTATGGAAGTCAGCAGCAGAATTGAGTGTATCTTTTTCAGTGAATTCCACCCAACACTTGGGCCTAAGATAACATATCAGGTTAGTGGTACCAGACATCATGCCTTATGCTATGATGGATTATTTGTCCATTTAgcacagtactgtctactcttAGTGGCAGCTATTCTTTGGGGTCTCTCTCTGCAGCATAGCTCTTCCTTGACAGTGGGAAACTGATTTATAAAAATATGTTTAGAGGATTTTCAAAGGAGTCCATAGATCTCATCTTGTGACTACTAATCTGCAGATTTAACTTCTGACCCTGCAGGTACCAGAGGATTTCATTTCCCGAGAGCTCTTTGATACAGTTCAGGTCTATATCATCACCAAACCTGAACTGCAAAACAAGCTCATCACtgtgtaagtagaaaaaatccacATGAGTCTTGTAGACCACCCTTCCCCTTTAATCATGCCCATCTGTGGCAAAGTAGCACAAAAGTATTATATTtaataacattaaaatacattctttCTCTTTCTAACAGTACAGCTATGGGGAAAAAGCTAATTGGTTGTCCAGTTTGCATTGAGCATAAGAAGTACAGCCGGAATGCCTTGCTCTTCAACCTTGGCTTTGTTTGTGATGCTAGAGCTAAGACTTGTGCACTGGAGCCTATAGTGAAGAAACTGGCAGGTTATCTTACCACTCTAGAGGTTAGACATAACACAAATA
Above is a window of Zootoca vivipara chromosome 2, rZooViv1.1, whole genome shotgun sequence DNA encoding:
- the LOC118080593 gene encoding transmembrane reductase CYB561D2, which produces MALTVETESRIYHSLRAVFGATAHLVSLGFTIFVAVMARPGSSLFSWHPFLMSLAFSFLMTEALLTFSPESSLLQSFSRKAKVRFHWALQLLSLICAVLGLAIISYNKYLKGKDHFVTWHGLTGLMTVLYASMQCMGGLALLYPKLMKNWTLSKLKLYHATSGLIGYILGCASLMLGMCSLWFTITVTGVSWYLSMLCPILTSLVIMNQVSNAYLYRKRIQP